The proteins below are encoded in one region of Tolumonas auensis DSM 9187:
- a CDS encoding type II secretion system F family protein, protein MAVAQQSSAAATANKPKVYHAFVWRGVNRRGQKVSGEMKGETLAQVKADLIRQGVVVQKISKHQESIVTRYTQTIKAMDIAVLTRQIATMLTAGVPLVQTLRLLASSHEKRPMREMLSTICADIETGTPPSKALRQFPRYFDDLYCDLVASGEQSGALDAIFDRIAIYREKAEALKSKIKKAMFYPATVIFVALVVSAILLIFVIPEFDKIFKSFGAELPAFTRMVITLSNILQSYWYYVFGGLVALIFVYVHSYRRMESVRDATDKFILKLPIVGIILQKAALARYARTLSTTFAAGLPLIDGLIAAAGSSGNAVYRHAIMSVRNEVMSGMQMNVAMRTTNVFPEMVIQMIMIGEESGSLDDMLSKVAGIYEQQVDDAVDALSSLIEPLLMVVLGVLVGGMVIAMYLPIFKLGSVIK, encoded by the coding sequence ATGGCCGTGGCTCAACAATCCTCCGCCGCTGCAACGGCAAACAAACCTAAGGTCTATCACGCATTTGTCTGGCGCGGTGTGAACCGCCGTGGTCAGAAAGTGTCCGGTGAGATGAAAGGGGAAACGCTGGCTCAGGTCAAAGCCGATCTGATCCGCCAGGGAGTCGTAGTTCAGAAAATAAGCAAACATCAGGAATCCATTGTCACCCGCTATACGCAAACCATCAAAGCAATGGATATTGCGGTATTAACCCGCCAGATTGCCACCATGCTCACTGCCGGGGTACCACTCGTGCAGACACTGCGCTTGCTCGCCAGCAGCCATGAAAAACGCCCGATGCGGGAAATGCTGTCCACGATCTGTGCGGATATTGAAACCGGCACTCCGCCATCCAAGGCATTACGTCAGTTCCCGCGTTATTTTGATGATCTCTATTGTGATCTGGTGGCATCCGGTGAACAGTCCGGCGCGCTGGATGCAATATTTGACCGGATTGCCATCTACCGGGAAAAAGCCGAAGCCCTGAAATCCAAAATCAAAAAAGCCATGTTTTATCCGGCAACCGTTATCTTTGTCGCACTGGTGGTTTCGGCTATTCTTTTGATCTTTGTGATACCTGAATTCGATAAGATTTTCAAAAGCTTTGGCGCTGAACTCCCCGCGTTTACCCGCATGGTTATTACACTGTCCAATATATTGCAGAGCTACTGGTACTATGTTTTTGGTGGCCTGGTCGCCCTGATTTTTGTCTATGTTCACTCCTACCGGCGCATGGAGTCCGTCCGTGATGCTACCGATAAGTTCATCCTGAAACTGCCGATTGTCGGCATTATTTTGCAAAAAGCCGCACTGGCCCGTTATGCCCGGACCCTTTCCACCACTTTCGCTGCAGGCCTGCCACTGATTGACGGCCTAATCGCCGCCGCCGGTTCCTCCGGCAATGCGGTATACCGTCACGCCATCATGAGTGTCCGTAACGAGGTGATGTCAGGTATGCAGATGAACGTTGCCATGCGCACCACCAACGTGTTTCCGGAAATGGTGATCCAGATGATCATGATCGGTGAGGAATCGGGCTCGCTGGATGATATGCTCTCCAAAGTCGCCGGTATCTATGAACAGCAGGTGGATGATGCAGTGGATGCCCTCTCCAGCCTGATTGAACCGTTACTCATGGTGGTATTGGGTGTTTTGGTCGGCGGTATGGTTATCGCCATGTATCTGCCTATCTTTAAACTTGGCAGCGTTATTAAATAA